The Streptomyces sp. NBC_00510 genomic interval GTTGCCGTCCGCCGGTCCGCGCGCAGGTCCTGGTGGGGGCGCGAGTGCCCCGGGTGGTTCAGGGGCGCGGGTCGATCTCCCGCAGCAGCCCCGTCGTGACGTCGAAGACGAACCCCCGGACGTCGTCGGTGTGGGGCAGGAACGGGGACGTACGCACCCGCTGCATCGACTGCCGGACGTCCTGGTCGACGTCCTGGAACGCCTCCACCGCCCAGGCGGGGCGCTGGCCGACCTCCAGCTCCAGCTCGTGGCGGAAGTCCTCGGTGAGGGTCTGCAGACCGCAGCCGGTGTGGTGGATCAGTATCACGCTGCGGGTCTTCAGGGCGCGCTGGCTGATGGTCAGCGAACGGATGGTGTCGTCGGTGACCACACCGCCGGCGTTGCGGATGGTGTGGCAGTCGCCCAGTTCCAGGCCGAGGGCGGCGTGCAGGTCGATCCGGGCGTCCATGCAGGCCACCACGGCCACCTGGAGCACGGGCCGGGCGCCCATGCCCGGGTCGGTGAACCCGGCGGCGTACTTGCGGTTGGACTCCACGAGGCGGTCGATGACCGTCTCCCCGCCCGGGACGCTGCCGCCGGGCTGTGCGGAACCGTACGTTGACGTCGTCATGACTTCCGGTGCGCTCCTTTTCTGGTGCGGCCGTCCACGTGCTCCGATCATCCACGCGGGCGGCCGGTCCGGGGCGGACCACGGCGGCTCCTGCCGCTCCCGTGTCCGTCCGGCGGTCGATAGACGGGGTGTATCAATGCAGGCCGGACCGTGCGGCGCACCGGCCCCGGTACGGCGGCGGGGTCCCCGGCGCCGGCGAGCCGCACACCGGGCGCCGCCCGTACGGCGGCGGGGCGCACCGCCGGGTCGTGTCACTGCCGGTGGAACGGCGCGCGTGGTCCGCGGTCATGTCAGATCACTCCCAGTGCCTTGAGCCCCGGCAACTCGTCCTCGTGGATGCCGAGTTCGGTGGTGTAGATGTCGTGGTTGTGTTCGCCGAGGAGGGGTGAGCGGTGGATGGTGGTGGGTGAGTCGGAGAGTTTGAGGGGGTTGCCGACGGTGGTGTAGGTGCCGCGTTCGG includes:
- a CDS encoding carbonic anhydrase; translated protein: MTTSTYGSAQPGGSVPGGETVIDRLVESNRKYAAGFTDPGMGARPVLQVAVVACMDARIDLHAALGLELGDCHTIRNAGGVVTDDTIRSLTISQRALKTRSVILIHHTGCGLQTLTEDFRHELELEVGQRPAWAVEAFQDVDQDVRQSMQRVRTSPFLPHTDDVRGFVFDVTTGLLREIDPRP